The Mytilus galloprovincialis chromosome 4, xbMytGall1.hap1.1, whole genome shotgun sequence genome contains a region encoding:
- the LOC143072697 gene encoding uncharacterized protein LOC143072697 has translation MDEEGSNWQDRCERYFTSLTDSDKQRQRDKKLKDKMDEDCWKKLTEKTDKSRRKKKVQYWFRALDIHGLHFAGSVRNSLECVVWVLLTIIACGALSFLLYLTVNGYLNQNNYLELKMSSMTYKNHPPTFVTVCNLNLFRKSSLLANQGRFSKLVNINSGVFSPQPVTSTEQLMKNSDIWSILKNSGVLSYASQLDQDFLPYSGMITSDDWGSLYGASMKYGFGVWTEAVRPTLLELKLLGHKPSDMIVECFTGTGGLCQLSVTEDTRTNLGNCATFNVSDNIDKISLILNSEPFESIPVLTANNGLSVQVYSKDSYFRKPKQHIISPGKHLIIENKKVTSITREKDCLESTGSSDQQCEENCKDSLTFKYCQCHTDGTQNTQCRVNDKFEYVCSRIVEKLFNMELLNCQCKPECREIRYETASSTIPWPSSQHLEHLESLLQHKNFNKSAITSSLSYVTINLEPEVFEELKEEQVITLLDLLSRVGGLSAFVVGISILSVFQCFWLLIKLCFHAVISRRSDSGGEIENLANSDITSITWQAYKDKNNQQPRQPRFAFQQDFGNGLQRNGSRRSYLEPIEEERKRDYTGADLNRDQVLEDQLFSHPWERTGHRRPYSTVINSNRTTGGEFPLFNYVDNRSNSPLPRCSTPDNSDYRSTARLVPADGDVTLYPQKHKMMSPGDAIKSFGSSSSKYQYSGPFYL, from the exons ATGGATGAAGAAGGCAGCAATTGGCAGGATAGATGTGAAAGATATTTTACTTCTTTAACGGATAGTGACAAACAAAGACAACGGGACAAGAAATTGAAAGACAAAATGGATGAAGACTGTTGGAAAAAACTAACTGAAAAGACGGATAAAAGTAGGAGAAAAAAGAAAGTTCAGTATTGGTTCCGTGCTTTGGATATTCATGGATTACATTTTGCTGGCTCTGTTCGGAACAGTTTAGAATGTGTTGTGTGGGTCTTGTTGACAATAATTGCATGTGGTGCACTCTCGTTTCTTCTTTATTTGACTGTGAACGGTTATTTGAaccaaaataattatttggaACTGAAAATGTCTTCAATGACTTATAAAAACCATCCGCCTACATTTGTAACTGTatgtaatttgaatttatttagaAAATCCAGTCTTTTAGCGAATCAAGGCAGATTTTCAAAACTTGTTAATATTAATTCAGGGGTTTTTAGTCCCCAGCCCGTAACGTCTACGGAGCAGCTTATGAAAAACTCCGATATTTGGTCTATACTGAAAAACTCTGGAGTCCTTTCATATGCATCACAGTTGGACCAAGATTTTCTCCCATACTCAGGGATGATAACATCTGATGACTGGGGAAGTTTATATGGAGCTAGTATGAAATACGGCTTTGGAGTATGGACAGAAGCCGTAAGACCCACGTTGTTAGAATTAAAACTTCTAGGACACAAACCATCTGATATGATAGTAGAATGTTTTACAGGCACCGGTGGACTTTGTCAACTAAG TGTAACAGAGGACACTCGAACAAACCTTGGGAACTGTGCTACCTTTAATGTTTCTGATAACATAG ataaaatatcattgatactgAACTCCGAACCATTTGAGTCTATCCCAGTTCTCACTGCTAATAACGGGCTCAGTGTACAAGTGTATTCTAAGGATTCGTATTTTCGTAAACCCAAACAACACATTATTTCTCCTGGAAAACATCTTATCATTGAAAACAAGAAG GTTACTTCAATTACAAGAGAAAAAGACTGTCTTGAGTCGACTGGCAGTTCTGACCAG CAATGTGAAGAAAACTGTAAAGATAGCTTGACCTTCAAATATTGCCAATGTCATACAGATGGTACACAGAACACACAGTGCCGTGTCAACGATAAATTTGAAT atgTTTGCTCTCGAATTGTGGAAAAGCTCTTTAACATGGAACTATTGAATTGCCAATGCAAGCCAGAGTGTCG AGAAATAAGATATGAAACTGCGAGTTCAACAATACCTTGGCCATCCAGTCAACATTTAGAACATTTAGAATCACTTCTTCAACATAAGAATTTTAACAAATCAGCCATTACATCCTCTTTATCTTATGTAACAATTAATTTAGAACCTGAAGTTTTTGAAGAATTGAAAGAGGAACAAGTCATTACG TTGTTAGACCTGCTGTCTAGAGTTGGCGGTTTATCAGCCTTTGTTGTGGGTATTTCTATCCTTTCCGTATTCCAGTGTTTTTGGCTACTAATAAAGCTTTGTTTTCATGCAGTGATTTCAAGAAG GTCAGATTCAGGAGGAGAGATAGAAAATCTTGCCAATTCAGACATAACATCAATCACATGGCAAGCTTATAAAGATAAGAATAACCAACAACCGAGACAGCCAAGATTTGCATTCCAGCAAGACTTTGGAAATGGTCTCCAAAGAAATGGAAGCCGAAGGTCATACTTAGAGCCCATTGAAGAGGAAAGAAAACGTGACTATACAGGTGCAGATCTTAATCGTGATCAGGTGTTGGAAGATCAGTTATTTTCACATCCTTGGGAAAGGACAGGTCATCGTAGACCTTATAGCACTGTAATAAATTCAAACAGGACTACTGGAGGGGAATTCCCGTTATTCAACTATGTGGACAATAGGTCCAATAGTCCCCTGCCAAGATGTTCTACGCCTGACAATTCAGACTATCGTAGTACTGCCAGACTTGTACCTGCTGATGGAGATGTTACCTTATATCCCCAAAAACATAAAATGATGTCACCCGGCGATGCCATAAAATCATTTGGATCATCTTCATCTAAATATCAGTATAGTGGCCCATTCTATTTGTAA